The Acidimicrobiales bacterium genome window below encodes:
- a CDS encoding class I fructose-bisphosphate aldolase, whose translation MATDIEALLGEEAKGLLSHSCTGITAEELSLPGPDFIDRVVLGTDRPIPVVRNLATLYGHGRLGGTGYLSILPVDQGIEHSAAASFAKNPAYFDPANLVELALAGGSSAIATTLGGLGVVARRYAHRIPFIVKINHNEFLHYPSQYDQVMFGSVRQAADLGAIGVGATIYFGSEESDRQLQEVRVAFAEAHELGLFTVLWCYLRNPAFKTADADYHVAADLTGQANHIGVTIEADLIKQKQPENNGGYTALNFGKTDPLVYDRLTTDNPIDLTRWQVVNCYAGRIGLINSGGESKGAHDLAQAVRTAVINKRAGGTGLIVGRKAFQRPMADGVALLHAVQDVFLDPAVTIA comes from the coding sequence GTGGCCACCGACATCGAGGCACTGCTCGGCGAGGAGGCCAAGGGCCTGCTCTCCCACTCGTGCACGGGGATCACCGCCGAGGAGCTGTCCCTGCCGGGCCCCGACTTCATCGACCGGGTCGTCCTCGGCACCGACCGCCCCATCCCCGTGGTGCGCAACCTGGCCACGCTGTACGGCCACGGGCGCCTCGGCGGGACCGGTTACCTGTCCATCCTCCCCGTCGACCAGGGCATCGAGCACTCGGCGGCCGCCAGCTTCGCCAAGAACCCGGCGTACTTCGACCCCGCCAACCTCGTGGAGCTGGCCCTCGCGGGGGGTTCCTCGGCCATCGCCACCACCCTCGGCGGCCTGGGCGTCGTCGCCCGGCGCTACGCGCACCGCATCCCGTTCATCGTGAAGATCAACCACAACGAGTTCCTGCACTACCCGAGCCAGTACGACCAGGTCATGTTCGGGTCGGTGCGCCAGGCCGCCGACCTCGGCGCCATCGGCGTGGGGGCCACCATCTACTTCGGGTCCGAGGAGAGCGACCGCCAGCTCCAGGAGGTGCGTGTCGCGTTCGCCGAGGCCCACGAGCTCGGCCTGTTCACGGTGCTGTGGTGCTACCTGCGCAACCCGGCCTTCAAGACGGCCGACGCCGACTACCACGTGGCGGCCGACCTCACCGGCCAGGCCAACCACATCGGGGTCACCATCGAGGCCGACCTCATCAAGCAGAAGCAGCCGGAGAACAACGGCGGGTACACGGCGCTCAATTTCGGCAAGACCGACCCGCTCGTCTACGACCGGCTCACGACGGACAACCCCATCGACCTGACGCGCTGGCAGGTCGTCAACTGCTACGCCGGCCGCATCGGGCTCATCAATTCCGGCGGCGAGTCCAAGGGTGCCCACGACCTCGCCCAGGCGGTGCGCACGGCCGTGATCAACAAACGCGCCGGCGGGACGGGGCTGATCGTCGGCCGCAAGGCCTTCCAGCGACCCATGGCCGACGGCGTGGCCCTGCTCCACGCCGTGCAGGACGTCTTCCTCGACCCGGCGGTCACGATCGCATAG
- a CDS encoding tetratricopeptide repeat protein, whose protein sequence is MSSDEAIPSDVVEELAGAVGRAKAQRLAGRMAAAARAYERDRYTEAARITRPLADEVPESAAARELHGLVCYRLGRWREAVKHLTAARSLSGDDPAQLPVLMDCQRAMGHHRRVEALWKELRTSSPPADVLVEGRLVMAADMAGQGRLDDAIVLLAAAGAARNLRHPGDRHVRQWYLLADLYERAGDVPRARDLFARVVAVDAETADAAERLLALGSPRRPRPRRRGPAATPG, encoded by the coding sequence GTGTCGTCTGACGAGGCTATTCCGAGCGACGTCGTGGAGGAGCTCGCCGGTGCCGTCGGGCGCGCCAAGGCCCAGCGGCTGGCGGGGCGCATGGCGGCCGCGGCACGCGCCTACGAGCGCGACCGCTACACCGAAGCGGCGCGGATCACCCGCCCCCTGGCCGACGAGGTGCCCGAGTCGGCCGCCGCCCGCGAGCTGCACGGCCTGGTGTGCTACCGGCTGGGGCGCTGGCGCGAGGCGGTGAAGCACCTCACCGCGGCACGAAGCCTCTCGGGCGACGACCCCGCCCAGCTGCCCGTCCTGATGGACTGCCAACGCGCCATGGGCCACCACCGGCGCGTCGAGGCCCTGTGGAAGGAATTGCGTACCTCGTCCCCGCCGGCCGACGTGCTCGTGGAGGGCCGGCTGGTCATGGCGGCGGACATGGCCGGACAGGGCAGGCTCGACGACGCCATCGTCCTCCTCGCTGCCGCCGGCGCGGCCCGGAACCTGCGCCACCCCGGGGACCGCCACGTCCGGCAGTGGTACCTGCTGGCCGACCTCTACGAGCGCGCCGGCGACGTGCCGCGCGCTCGCGACCTCTTCGCCCGCGTGGTGGCGGTCGACGCCGAGACGGCCGACGCCGCCGAGCGCCTCCTGGCCCTGGGGTCGCCGCGCCGCCCCCGCCCCCGGCGCCGGGGGCCGGCCGCGACCCCTGGGTAG
- a CDS encoding GntG family PLP-dependent aldolase — translation MSPSAAPAGADGLVDLRSDTVTRPTPEMRRAMADAEVGDDGYGDDPTVNALEEAYAARVGKDAALYVPSGTMANQVALRTLCRPGDLVVAGRRQHVVIYEAGGAAANAGVQLHPVDDADGTLAVTDVAWAIEAASHHHPRPGLVCVENTHMPAGGVPWTLAALEAVVSACAGLPVHMDGARLFNAEVATGVDAARLAAPVTTVMSCLSKGLCAPVGSLLAGPADVIEAARTERQRLGGGMRQAGVIAAAGLVALRTMVARLADDHARAQRLAHAVAERWPDCGCDPAHVQTNIVAFAHRAPERVVEHLRREGVLAGTIGPGVVRLVTHHDVDDAGLERALKALADAP, via the coding sequence ATGTCCCCGTCGGCCGCGCCCGCTGGAGCCGACGGCCTCGTCGACCTGCGCAGCGACACCGTCACCCGCCCCACCCCGGAGATGCGCCGCGCCATGGCCGACGCCGAGGTGGGCGACGACGGCTACGGGGACGACCCCACCGTCAACGCCCTCGAGGAGGCCTACGCAGCGCGCGTCGGCAAGGACGCCGCGCTCTACGTCCCCTCGGGCACCATGGCCAACCAGGTGGCACTGCGGACCCTGTGCCGGCCGGGCGACCTCGTCGTCGCCGGGCGCCGCCAGCACGTGGTCATCTACGAGGCCGGCGGGGCGGCGGCCAACGCCGGCGTGCAGCTGCACCCCGTCGACGACGCCGACGGGACCCTGGCCGTCACCGACGTGGCCTGGGCGATCGAGGCCGCCTCCCACCACCACCCGCGGCCCGGGCTCGTCTGCGTCGAGAACACCCACATGCCCGCGGGCGGGGTGCCGTGGACCCTGGCCGCGCTCGAGGCCGTGGTCTCCGCCTGCGCCGGGCTCCCGGTGCACATGGACGGCGCTCGGCTGTTCAACGCCGAGGTCGCCACCGGTGTCGACGCGGCGCGCTTGGCGGCGCCGGTGACGACGGTGATGTCGTGCCTCTCCAAGGGCCTGTGCGCTCCGGTGGGCTCATTGCTCGCCGGCCCCGCCGACGTGATCGAGGCGGCGCGCACCGAGCGTCAGCGCCTGGGGGGCGGCATGCGGCAGGCGGGCGTCATCGCTGCCGCCGGGCTCGTGGCCCTGCGCACCATGGTGGCGCGGCTGGCCGACGACCACGCCCGGGCGCAGCGCCTGGCCCACGCCGTGGCGGAGCGCTGGCCCGACTGCGGGTGCGACCCGGCGCACGTTCAAACGAACATCGTGGCCTTCGCCCACCGCGCCCCCGAGCGAGTGGTGGAGCACCTCCGGCGCGAGGGCGTCCTTGCCGGGACCATCGGCCCCGGCGTGGTGCGGCTCGTCACCCACCACGACGTCGACGACGCCGGCCTCGAGCGGGCGCTGAAGGCGCTGGCCGACGCCCCCTAG